A part of Anabas testudineus chromosome 9, fAnaTes1.2, whole genome shotgun sequence genomic DNA contains:
- the gak gene encoding cyclin-G-associated kinase isoform X1 → MSLFQSALDFLAGPGSSGAASRDQNDFVGQVVELGDMKLRIKRVIAEGGFAFVYEAQDMSSGKDYALKRLLSNEEEKNKEIIQEVCFMKKLSGHPNMVQFCSAASISKEESDTGQAEFLILTELCQGQLVDFIKRVEQRAPLSCDTVLKIFYQTCRGVQHMHKQKPPIIHRDLKIENLLISNQGTIKLCDFGSATTVSHYPDYSWSAQKRSMVEDEITRNTTPAYRTPEMIDLYSNFPINEKQDIWALGCILYLLCFKQHPFEEGAKLQIVNGKYSIPQNDVKYTVYHDLIRSMLKVNPEERLSITELVNQLQEIAAARNVNPKSPITELLEQNGGFGNNGAQPPMQIHNVHNSAGMYDPDQPGGGLLDILRGGTERFLTNIKDTSSKVIQSVASNPSYAKGDLDISYITSRIAVMSFPAEGVESAIKNNIEDVRLFLDSRHAGHYAVYNLSKRSYRPSRFHNRVSECNWQVRRAPNLRSLYSVCKNMHLWLKQDQRNICIVHCLDGRAASAVAVCSFLCFCRLFTTAEAAVYMFSMKRCPPGIAPSHKRYIEYMCDMMAEEPIIPHSKPIIIRSIVMTPVPLFNKQRNGCRPFCEVYVGEERVLTTSQEYDRMRDFKMEDGKAEIPLNVTVQGDVLVVIYHARSTLGGRLQAKMASMKMFQIQFHTGFVPRNATTVKFAKYDLDACDIQEKYPDLFQVNLDIEVESRDRPPSTKTPPWEGFQTKGLNPKILFSSRDEQQEILSKFGKPELPRQPGSSAFYDSEAPQPAQTPESSNATEPESPVSTDTNANNFFQTLDWEEVGSPHDASDSQGGGSMNDHEDLSDQSEGESCSYSAPSGEPLSRDPSEPLFDADFQTYPPAAEESSINDTADLLGLNTDPEPPSMSSASSAPHQEVQGGLKAASSNSDLLNDLFAPPAGQSGAVQDDLFFSGQSSGATPDSKPTGDLFDPFGMGSGSGVGSSVGSSRQASGPDLFGDLLGSDSSATSGFSSAPSNPTPASNSSLFNLNKLVNDVPKMTSSASQPDLLGGWDSWATSTTSGMSSTSSKPNYTNTASGVSSMSKAKSQTFDPFADLGNLGSNLPGSSSSNFSFSTKAPSSSTSSSAKPQAQPWQSGRPTSAQNKPWVSGPGSGSAQKASSASSASQPAAPQPTKPNYNLNFSSVIGGREERGVRAPGFGPRPKVKVDDFEDLLSTQGFASRPDKKGPRTIAEMRRQEMTKEMDPLKLQILDWIEGKERNIRALLSTLHTVLWEGETRWKPVGMADLVTPDQVKKYYRKAALVVHPDKATGQPYEQYAKMIFMELNDAWSEFENQGSKALF, encoded by the exons GTCAACTGGTGGACTTTATAAAGCGGGTAGAGCAGAGGGCTCCCTTGTCTTGTGACACAGTGCTGAAAATCTTCTACCAGACATGCCGCGGCGTGcagcacatgcacaaacagaaaccTCCAATTATACACAGAGACCTCAAG ATTGAGAACCTCTTGATTAGTAACCAGGGCACTATCAAGCTGTGTGACTTTGGCAGCGCCACCACAGTGTCACATTACCCCGACTACAGCTGGTCAGCTCAGAAGAGGTCCATGGTGGAGGAtgag ATCACAAGGAACACCACTCCAGCATACCGAACACCAGAGATGATCGATCTTTACTCCAACTTCCCTATCAACGAGAAACAGGACATCTGG GCCCTTGGATGCATCCTTTACctgttgtgttttaaacagCACCCATTCGAGGAGGGGGCAAAACTACAAATCGTCAATGGGAAATACTCCATCCCTCAAAATGATGTCAAGTACACCGTGTATCACGACCTCATAC GTTCCATGCTGAAGGTGAACCCAGAGGAGCGTCTGTCTATTACTGAGTTGGTCAACCAGCTTCAGGAGATAGCAGCAGCCAGAAATGTGAACCCCAAGTCTCCCATTACAGAG ctgctggagcagAATGGAGGTTTTGGCAATAATGGAGCCCAGCCGCCCATGCAGATCCACAACGTCCACAACAGTGCAG GTATGTACGATCCTGATCAGCCAGGCGGTGGCCTTCTCGATATCTTAAGGGGAGGAACCGAGCGCTTCCTGACCAACATAAAAGACACCTCCTCTAAAGTCATCCAGTCAGTAGCCAG CAACCCAAG CTATGCCAAAGGGGATCTGGATATTTCATACATTACCTCAAGAATAGCAG tCATGTCCTTCCCAGCAGAAGGGGTGGAGTCGGcgataaaaaacaacattgaaGATGTCCGTCTCTTCCTGGATTCTCGTCATGCGGGCCACTACGCTGTCTACAACCTCTCCAAGCGATCCTACAGGCCTTCTCGATTCCACAACAGG GTTTCAGAGTGTAACTGGCAAGTGCGCCGTGCCCCCAACCTCCGTAGTCTCTACAGTGTTTGTAAGAACATGCATCTATGGCTCAAACAGGACCAGAGGAACATCTGTATAGTACACTGTCTG GATGGCAGAGCAGCGTCAGCAGTAGCTGTTTGCTCCTTCCTGTGCTTCTGTCGCCTCTTCACCACAGCTGAGGCTGCCGTCTACATGTTCTCAATGAAACGCTGCCCACCTGGCATAGCACCCTCACACAAGAG gTATATAGAATATATGTGTGACATGATGGCAGAGGAGCCAATCATCCCCCACAGCAAGCCCATAATCATTCGCTCCATCGTCATGACACCTGTGCCGCTGTTCAACAAGCAGCGTAATGGGTGCAGGCCCTTCTGCGAAGTTTATGTTGGAGAAGAGAGGGTCCTCACCACATCACAGGAGTACGACAGGATGAG GGATTTTAAGATGGAGGATGGGAAAGCGGAGATTCCCCTCAATGTGACAGTGCAAGGAGATGTACTAGTGGTGATCTATCATGCAAGATCTACGCTGGGAGGACGTTTACAGGccaag ATGGCATCCATGAAAATGTTTCAGATCCAGTTCCACACAGGCTTTGTGCCCAGAAATGCGACCACTGTCAAGTTTGCCAA ATATGACTTAGATGCTTGTGACATCCAGGAGAAGTACCCAGACCTGTTCCAGGTCAACTTGGACATTGAGGTGGAATCAAGGGACAGACCCCCAAGCACCAAGACCCCTCCATGGGAGGGCTTCCAAACCAAGGGCCTCAACCCCAAAATCCTTTTCTCCTCTCGTGATGAACAGCAGGAGATCCTCAGCAAATTTG GTAAGCCCGAGTTGCCTCGTCAGCCAGGTTCCTCAGCTTTTTATGACTCGGAGGCACCCCAGCCAGCTCAAACCCCAGAGAGCTCCAATGCAACAGAACCAGAATCTCCTGTGAGCACAGACACTAACGCCAACAACTTCTTCCAGACTCTGGATTGGGAAG AAGTTGGTAGCCCCCACGATGCCTCAGACAGTCAAGGAGGGGGATCCATGAATGACCATGAGGACCTGAGCGATCAGTCAGAAGGAGAGTCTTGCTCTTACTCTGCCCCCAGTGGGGAGCCACTGTCACGTGATCCCAGTGAACCCCTGTTTGATGCTGACTTCCAG ACGTATCCTCCTGCAGCTGAGGAATCATCTATCAATGACACAGCAGACCTCTTGGGCTTGAACACTGATCCTGAACCTCCTTCCATGTCTTcagcctcctctgctcctcatcAGGAAGTCCAGGGAGGACTCAAAGCTGCTTCCAGCAACAGTGACCTCCTCAATGACTTGTTTGCGCCCCCTGCTGGTCAGTCAGGTGCAGTGCAGGATGACTTGTTCTTCAGTGGACAAAGCAGTGGAGCTACACCAGACTCAAAAC CCACAGGTGATCTGTTTGATCCATTTGGGATGGGGTCTGGCTCAGGTGTTGGCTCCAGCGTGGGTTCATCTCGACAGGCCTCCGGACCAGACCTGTTTGGAGACTTGTTGGGTTCTGATAGTTCAGCCACCAGCGGCTTCAGTTCAGCTCCCAGTAACCCCACTCCTGCTTCGAACAGCAGCCTCTTCAACCTCA ATAAGCTAGTGAATGATGTTCCTAAGATGACATCATCAGCCAGCCAACCAGACCTGTTAGGTGGATGGGACAGCTGGGCAACTAGCACCACCAGTGGCATGAGTTCCACAAGCAGCAAACCTAACTATACCAACACAG CTTCTGGTGTTTCATCTATGTCGAAGGCCAAATCTCAGACCTTTGATCCATTTGCTGATCTTGGAAACCTGGGCTCCAATTTACCAG gttcCTCCAGCAGTAATTTTTCCTTTAGCACAAAAGCTCCCTCTTCCTCTACATCCTCCTCTGCTAAGCCTCAAGCCCAGCCCTGGCAGTCTGGAAGACCCACCTCAGCCCAGAATAAACCTTGGGTGTCTGGACCTGGATCTGGGTCTGCACAGAAAGCATCTTCAGCATCTTCAGCATCTCAACCTGCAGCCCCACAGCCCACCAAACCAAATTACAACCTTAACTTTTCGAGTGTCATCggtgggagagaggagagaggagtgcGAGCGCCTGGATTTG GCCCCAGACCCAAGGTCAAAGTGGATGATTTTGAGGACCTGCTGTCAACTCAAGGTTTTGCCTCCAGGCCTGATAAGAAAGGACCAAGGACCATCGCTGAAATGAGAAGACAGGAGATGACAAAGGAGATGGATCCGCTTAAATTACAG ATCCTGGACTGGATTGAGGGGAAGGAGCGAAACATCCGAGCGCTGCTGTCGACTCTGCACACGGTGTTGTGGGAAGGTGAAACTCGCTGGAAGCCTGTGGGTATGGCTGACCTGGTGACACCTGACCAGGTGAAGAAGTATTACAGGAAGGCTGCGCTGGTTGTCCATCCAGATAAG GCAACAGGCCAGCCTTATGAACAGTATGCTAAGATGATCTTTATGGAGCTGAACGACGCCTGGTCCGAATTTGAGAACCAGGGATCCAAAGCACTCTTCTAA
- the gak gene encoding cyclin-G-associated kinase isoform X2 translates to MSLFQSALDFLAGPGSSGAASRDQNDFVGQVVELGDMKLRIKRVIAEGGFAFVYEAQDMSSGKDYALKRLLSNEEEKNKEIIQEVCFMKKLSGHPNMVQFCSAASISKEESDTGQAEFLILTELCQGQLVDFIKRVEQRAPLSCDTVLKIFYQTCRGVQHMHKQKPPIIHRDLKIENLLISNQGTIKLCDFGSATTVSHYPDYSWSAQKRSMVEDEITRNTTPAYRTPEMIDLYSNFPINEKQDIWALGCILYLLCFKQHPFEEGAKLQIVNGKYSIPQNDVKYTVYHDLIRSMLKVNPEERLSITELVNQLQEIAAARNVNPKSPITELLEQNGGFGNNGAQPPMQIHNVHNSAGMYDPDQPGGGLLDILRGGTERFLTNIKDTSSKVIQSVASYAKGDLDISYITSRIAVMSFPAEGVESAIKNNIEDVRLFLDSRHAGHYAVYNLSKRSYRPSRFHNRVSECNWQVRRAPNLRSLYSVCKNMHLWLKQDQRNICIVHCLDGRAASAVAVCSFLCFCRLFTTAEAAVYMFSMKRCPPGIAPSHKRYIEYMCDMMAEEPIIPHSKPIIIRSIVMTPVPLFNKQRNGCRPFCEVYVGEERVLTTSQEYDRMRDFKMEDGKAEIPLNVTVQGDVLVVIYHARSTLGGRLQAKMASMKMFQIQFHTGFVPRNATTVKFAKYDLDACDIQEKYPDLFQVNLDIEVESRDRPPSTKTPPWEGFQTKGLNPKILFSSRDEQQEILSKFGKPELPRQPGSSAFYDSEAPQPAQTPESSNATEPESPVSTDTNANNFFQTLDWEEVGSPHDASDSQGGGSMNDHEDLSDQSEGESCSYSAPSGEPLSRDPSEPLFDADFQTYPPAAEESSINDTADLLGLNTDPEPPSMSSASSAPHQEVQGGLKAASSNSDLLNDLFAPPAGQSGAVQDDLFFSGQSSGATPDSKPTGDLFDPFGMGSGSGVGSSVGSSRQASGPDLFGDLLGSDSSATSGFSSAPSNPTPASNSSLFNLNKLVNDVPKMTSSASQPDLLGGWDSWATSTTSGMSSTSSKPNYTNTASGVSSMSKAKSQTFDPFADLGNLGSNLPGSSSSNFSFSTKAPSSSTSSSAKPQAQPWQSGRPTSAQNKPWVSGPGSGSAQKASSASSASQPAAPQPTKPNYNLNFSSVIGGREERGVRAPGFGPRPKVKVDDFEDLLSTQGFASRPDKKGPRTIAEMRRQEMTKEMDPLKLQILDWIEGKERNIRALLSTLHTVLWEGETRWKPVGMADLVTPDQVKKYYRKAALVVHPDKATGQPYEQYAKMIFMELNDAWSEFENQGSKALF, encoded by the exons GTCAACTGGTGGACTTTATAAAGCGGGTAGAGCAGAGGGCTCCCTTGTCTTGTGACACAGTGCTGAAAATCTTCTACCAGACATGCCGCGGCGTGcagcacatgcacaaacagaaaccTCCAATTATACACAGAGACCTCAAG ATTGAGAACCTCTTGATTAGTAACCAGGGCACTATCAAGCTGTGTGACTTTGGCAGCGCCACCACAGTGTCACATTACCCCGACTACAGCTGGTCAGCTCAGAAGAGGTCCATGGTGGAGGAtgag ATCACAAGGAACACCACTCCAGCATACCGAACACCAGAGATGATCGATCTTTACTCCAACTTCCCTATCAACGAGAAACAGGACATCTGG GCCCTTGGATGCATCCTTTACctgttgtgttttaaacagCACCCATTCGAGGAGGGGGCAAAACTACAAATCGTCAATGGGAAATACTCCATCCCTCAAAATGATGTCAAGTACACCGTGTATCACGACCTCATAC GTTCCATGCTGAAGGTGAACCCAGAGGAGCGTCTGTCTATTACTGAGTTGGTCAACCAGCTTCAGGAGATAGCAGCAGCCAGAAATGTGAACCCCAAGTCTCCCATTACAGAG ctgctggagcagAATGGAGGTTTTGGCAATAATGGAGCCCAGCCGCCCATGCAGATCCACAACGTCCACAACAGTGCAG GTATGTACGATCCTGATCAGCCAGGCGGTGGCCTTCTCGATATCTTAAGGGGAGGAACCGAGCGCTTCCTGACCAACATAAAAGACACCTCCTCTAAAGTCATCCAGTCAGTAGCCAG CTATGCCAAAGGGGATCTGGATATTTCATACATTACCTCAAGAATAGCAG tCATGTCCTTCCCAGCAGAAGGGGTGGAGTCGGcgataaaaaacaacattgaaGATGTCCGTCTCTTCCTGGATTCTCGTCATGCGGGCCACTACGCTGTCTACAACCTCTCCAAGCGATCCTACAGGCCTTCTCGATTCCACAACAGG GTTTCAGAGTGTAACTGGCAAGTGCGCCGTGCCCCCAACCTCCGTAGTCTCTACAGTGTTTGTAAGAACATGCATCTATGGCTCAAACAGGACCAGAGGAACATCTGTATAGTACACTGTCTG GATGGCAGAGCAGCGTCAGCAGTAGCTGTTTGCTCCTTCCTGTGCTTCTGTCGCCTCTTCACCACAGCTGAGGCTGCCGTCTACATGTTCTCAATGAAACGCTGCCCACCTGGCATAGCACCCTCACACAAGAG gTATATAGAATATATGTGTGACATGATGGCAGAGGAGCCAATCATCCCCCACAGCAAGCCCATAATCATTCGCTCCATCGTCATGACACCTGTGCCGCTGTTCAACAAGCAGCGTAATGGGTGCAGGCCCTTCTGCGAAGTTTATGTTGGAGAAGAGAGGGTCCTCACCACATCACAGGAGTACGACAGGATGAG GGATTTTAAGATGGAGGATGGGAAAGCGGAGATTCCCCTCAATGTGACAGTGCAAGGAGATGTACTAGTGGTGATCTATCATGCAAGATCTACGCTGGGAGGACGTTTACAGGccaag ATGGCATCCATGAAAATGTTTCAGATCCAGTTCCACACAGGCTTTGTGCCCAGAAATGCGACCACTGTCAAGTTTGCCAA ATATGACTTAGATGCTTGTGACATCCAGGAGAAGTACCCAGACCTGTTCCAGGTCAACTTGGACATTGAGGTGGAATCAAGGGACAGACCCCCAAGCACCAAGACCCCTCCATGGGAGGGCTTCCAAACCAAGGGCCTCAACCCCAAAATCCTTTTCTCCTCTCGTGATGAACAGCAGGAGATCCTCAGCAAATTTG GTAAGCCCGAGTTGCCTCGTCAGCCAGGTTCCTCAGCTTTTTATGACTCGGAGGCACCCCAGCCAGCTCAAACCCCAGAGAGCTCCAATGCAACAGAACCAGAATCTCCTGTGAGCACAGACACTAACGCCAACAACTTCTTCCAGACTCTGGATTGGGAAG AAGTTGGTAGCCCCCACGATGCCTCAGACAGTCAAGGAGGGGGATCCATGAATGACCATGAGGACCTGAGCGATCAGTCAGAAGGAGAGTCTTGCTCTTACTCTGCCCCCAGTGGGGAGCCACTGTCACGTGATCCCAGTGAACCCCTGTTTGATGCTGACTTCCAG ACGTATCCTCCTGCAGCTGAGGAATCATCTATCAATGACACAGCAGACCTCTTGGGCTTGAACACTGATCCTGAACCTCCTTCCATGTCTTcagcctcctctgctcctcatcAGGAAGTCCAGGGAGGACTCAAAGCTGCTTCCAGCAACAGTGACCTCCTCAATGACTTGTTTGCGCCCCCTGCTGGTCAGTCAGGTGCAGTGCAGGATGACTTGTTCTTCAGTGGACAAAGCAGTGGAGCTACACCAGACTCAAAAC CCACAGGTGATCTGTTTGATCCATTTGGGATGGGGTCTGGCTCAGGTGTTGGCTCCAGCGTGGGTTCATCTCGACAGGCCTCCGGACCAGACCTGTTTGGAGACTTGTTGGGTTCTGATAGTTCAGCCACCAGCGGCTTCAGTTCAGCTCCCAGTAACCCCACTCCTGCTTCGAACAGCAGCCTCTTCAACCTCA ATAAGCTAGTGAATGATGTTCCTAAGATGACATCATCAGCCAGCCAACCAGACCTGTTAGGTGGATGGGACAGCTGGGCAACTAGCACCACCAGTGGCATGAGTTCCACAAGCAGCAAACCTAACTATACCAACACAG CTTCTGGTGTTTCATCTATGTCGAAGGCCAAATCTCAGACCTTTGATCCATTTGCTGATCTTGGAAACCTGGGCTCCAATTTACCAG gttcCTCCAGCAGTAATTTTTCCTTTAGCACAAAAGCTCCCTCTTCCTCTACATCCTCCTCTGCTAAGCCTCAAGCCCAGCCCTGGCAGTCTGGAAGACCCACCTCAGCCCAGAATAAACCTTGGGTGTCTGGACCTGGATCTGGGTCTGCACAGAAAGCATCTTCAGCATCTTCAGCATCTCAACCTGCAGCCCCACAGCCCACCAAACCAAATTACAACCTTAACTTTTCGAGTGTCATCggtgggagagaggagagaggagtgcGAGCGCCTGGATTTG GCCCCAGACCCAAGGTCAAAGTGGATGATTTTGAGGACCTGCTGTCAACTCAAGGTTTTGCCTCCAGGCCTGATAAGAAAGGACCAAGGACCATCGCTGAAATGAGAAGACAGGAGATGACAAAGGAGATGGATCCGCTTAAATTACAG ATCCTGGACTGGATTGAGGGGAAGGAGCGAAACATCCGAGCGCTGCTGTCGACTCTGCACACGGTGTTGTGGGAAGGTGAAACTCGCTGGAAGCCTGTGGGTATGGCTGACCTGGTGACACCTGACCAGGTGAAGAAGTATTACAGGAAGGCTGCGCTGGTTGTCCATCCAGATAAG GCAACAGGCCAGCCTTATGAACAGTATGCTAAGATGATCTTTATGGAGCTGAACGACGCCTGGTCCGAATTTGAGAACCAGGGATCCAAAGCACTCTTCTAA